One genomic window of Ilyobacter polytropus DSM 2926 includes the following:
- a CDS encoding SDR family NAD(P)-dependent oxidoreductase, giving the protein MIKNALITGATSGIGAAFARQLGEKGYNLYITGRRREIIEKLAQEIREKHNVAVEVIIADFTNESEIDCLLEKITSVDIEFLVNNVGFGHEKKFLDDSYENQRKMIEAHIESFCKITHLVAGKMKKTKKGQIINVSSLAAFTPAAFNHLYSSTKSFIITFSEALYIELYPLGINVQVLCPGFTKSDFHRSLKIQEKTFENRGLIRWMTSEEVVRLSLNSVDKRGGIFIPGWSNKILYTIIKALPRKLYYVMARYMKM; this is encoded by the coding sequence ATGATAAAAAATGCATTGATAACAGGAGCTACAAGTGGTATAGGGGCCGCATTTGCAAGACAACTGGGAGAAAAAGGTTATAATCTTTATATCACAGGAAGGCGGAGAGAAATAATCGAAAAATTGGCACAGGAAATCCGTGAAAAACACAATGTAGCTGTAGAAGTTATAATCGCAGATTTCACCAATGAGTCAGAAATTGATTGTTTACTGGAAAAAATTACATCAGTTGATATAGAATTTCTTGTAAACAACGTTGGTTTCGGTCATGAAAAAAAATTCTTGGACGACAGCTATGAAAATCAACGTAAAATGATAGAGGCACATATAGAGTCCTTTTGTAAAATTACTCATCTAGTGGCAGGAAAGATGAAAAAAACGAAAAAAGGTCAGATTATAAATGTATCATCACTGGCTGCCTTTACCCCTGCTGCATTCAACCATCTTTATAGCTCTACCAAATCATTTATAATAACCTTTTCTGAAGCCCTCTATATAGAGCTTTATCCATTGGGGATAAATGTACAGGTTCTTTGTCCTGGATTCACCAAAAGTGATTTTCACAGGTCATTAAAAATTCAAGAAAAAACCTTTGAAAATAGAGGCCTTATCAGATGGATGACTTCAGAAGAAGTAGTGAGACTCTCCCTAAACTCTGTGGATAAAAGAGGGGGGATCTTTATTCCAGGATGGTCAAATAAAATCCTCTATACCATTATAAAGGCCCTTCCTAGAAAACTATACTATGTAATGGCTAGGTATATGAAAATGTAA
- the yqeC gene encoding selenium cofactor biosynthesis protein YqeC has translation MMLVNMFKLKKGDIISIIGAGGKTTFLFRLADELREMGKKVLVATTTRVYMPPKDCYDELCTDIKELLDKSKKLTKGVMVAGSGVSSENKLLALDQETVQNIKDYYDYILIEADGSKRKPLKGWRENEPVVIEDTTKTIAVVDIRGVGLTANPYTIHNFELFKELTGIEDGEVVTPSHVRKMITGEKGLLQKGVGQEILYFNKVEDDMDIENLKAVAKDIDKKVIYGSLKYQFYHEFMSRP, from the coding sequence ATGATGCTTGTAAATATGTTTAAATTAAAAAAAGGAGATATAATATCGATTATAGGGGCTGGGGGAAAAACCACCTTTCTCTTCAGGCTTGCTGATGAGCTGAGGGAGATGGGTAAAAAAGTACTTGTGGCAACTACAACAAGGGTATATATGCCTCCAAAAGATTGCTATGATGAACTTTGCACTGATATAAAAGAGCTTTTAGATAAGAGTAAAAAACTTACAAAGGGAGTAATGGTTGCAGGGAGCGGTGTTAGTTCAGAAAATAAACTTCTGGCTTTAGATCAGGAGACAGTCCAAAATATCAAAGATTATTATGATTATATTTTAATAGAGGCTGACGGGTCAAAGAGAAAGCCACTAAAAGGATGGAGAGAAAATGAACCTGTGGTTATAGAAGACACTACCAAAACCATTGCAGTTGTGGATATAAGAGGAGTGGGCCTCACGGCCAATCCCTATACAATTCACAATTTCGAATTATTCAAAGAGTTGACCGGTATAGAGGATGGAGAGGTAGTTACCCCCTCTCATGTGAGAAAAATGATTACCGGCGAAAAGGGCCTTTTGCAGAAAGGTGTAGGACAGGAGATATTATATTTTAATAAAGTGGAAGATGATATGGATATAGAGAATTTAAAAGCAGTAGCTAAAGATATAGATAAAAAAGTTATATACGGAAGTCTTAAATATCAGTTTTATCATGAATTTATGAGTAGGCCATAA
- a CDS encoding nitrite/sulfite reductase, with product MILQENLKLEHLEIKKALEKYTAGEIKIPDVKKVTANYGIYNTRDGKFMTRIRQVGGEFSLSKIKKIVEIMEKNDVSFAHVSTRDSIQLQGVPADNVYDIVRECTENGMPFKGGGGNAYRNPLVSPLSGISKENIFDVRPYALQTDLFMQSFEKAFNLGRKFKISFSSEAEDNGHTAVNDLGFLAKIKDGEKGFLVYAGGGMGRGPAIGKVLFDFLPADECIRVSVALVELFHDHGERSNRSKARLRFLVDKLDFEEFQKLFLEYYNKTIIPKEYKNYIEKNYKDVVNSLNESSNESIQTKGFETWEKAALKESIFQDIFSVRLFIGGGNFSSENLKNLAYVLEKVNCPFVRLTTEQDLYIPLVHKKFLPELYIFLKENLNKQGAANINFQDHTVTCIGASLCGIGLLDSQVIGKSISYKIEELFDKYPEYRGDLYTQIIDGIRISGCSSSCAVNQIAPLGFMGVKKMVDGVVTDCLQVFIGGKIDSETQTLSKTHPDKFVTVEKAPEFVFSLLEAYILQLKNGKTISFEEYMQNYQY from the coding sequence ATGATCTTACAAGAAAACCTTAAATTAGAGCATCTGGAAATAAAAAAAGCTTTAGAAAAATATACAGCAGGTGAAATAAAAATACCTGATGTAAAGAAAGTTACTGCAAATTATGGGATATATAACACGAGAGACGGAAAATTTATGACAAGAATCAGGCAGGTTGGAGGAGAATTCTCTTTAAGTAAAATAAAAAAAATAGTAGAAATTATGGAGAAAAATGATGTATCTTTTGCACATGTATCCACCCGTGACAGCATTCAGCTACAGGGAGTTCCAGCAGATAATGTCTATGATATTGTCAGAGAATGTACAGAAAATGGAATGCCATTTAAGGGCGGAGGCGGAAATGCATACCGTAATCCCCTTGTTTCACCACTTTCAGGAATTTCAAAAGAGAATATTTTTGATGTAAGACCCTATGCTCTACAAACAGATTTATTTATGCAAAGTTTTGAAAAAGCTTTTAACCTCGGAAGAAAATTTAAAATTTCCTTTTCATCTGAGGCTGAAGATAACGGGCATACAGCCGTTAATGATCTGGGATTTTTAGCTAAAATTAAAGATGGGGAAAAAGGATTTCTTGTTTATGCAGGTGGAGGAATGGGAAGAGGCCCTGCTATTGGTAAAGTTCTTTTTGACTTTTTACCTGCTGATGAATGCATCAGAGTTTCTGTTGCTTTGGTAGAACTTTTCCATGATCATGGGGAAAGATCAAATAGATCCAAAGCGAGATTAAGATTTTTGGTAGATAAATTAGATTTTGAAGAATTTCAAAAGTTATTTTTGGAATATTATAACAAAACTATAATACCAAAAGAATACAAAAATTATATTGAAAAAAATTATAAAGATGTTGTAAATTCGTTGAATGAATCTTCTAATGAAAGTATTCAGACAAAAGGTTTTGAAACTTGGGAAAAAGCGGCTCTTAAAGAAAGTATTTTTCAGGATATTTTTTCCGTAAGATTATTTATAGGCGGTGGGAATTTTTCTTCTGAAAATCTGAAAAACTTAGCTTATGTTTTAGAAAAAGTAAATTGTCCCTTTGTAAGACTTACAACTGAGCAGGACCTCTATATACCTCTTGTTCATAAAAAATTCCTACCTGAACTCTATATTTTCCTAAAAGAAAATCTTAATAAACAAGGGGCGGCAAATATTAATTTCCAAGATCATACAGTGACCTGTATAGGGGCTAGCCTTTGCGGGATAGGACTTTTAGACTCCCAAGTAATAGGGAAGAGCATCTCTTATAAAATAGAAGAACTTTTTGATAAATATCCTGAGTATAGGGGAGACCTCTATACCCAGATTATTGACGGAATCAGAATTTCCGGATGCAGCAGCTCATGTGCAGTAAATCAAATCGCCCCCCTTGGATTTATGGGAGTTAAGAAAATGGTAGATGGAGTAGTCACAGACTGCCTACAGGTTTTTATAGGTGGTAAAATAGACTCTGAAACACAAACTCTCTCTAAAACTCACCCTGATAAATTTGTTACAGTAGAAAAAGCTCCGGAATTTGTATTCTCCTTATTAGAAGCTTATATACTACAACTTAAAAATGGAAAAACTATTTCCTTTGAAGAGTATATGCAAAATTACCAATATTAA
- a CDS encoding class I SAM-dependent DNA methyltransferase yields the protein MKINFDEAAKNWDSDIWKQIRASDVAKDMLKFLYNTQDMNALEYGCGTGLLGYYLLPYFKNITFCDSSQGMIDQVKNKIEEKACKNCDTILLDHDKPFDTSKKYDCIFNLMVLHHIDNVEDIIKNWSAALNKGGYLCIADLEEEDGSFHGKEFSGHNGFSKGKLTEIFKKNNFDLITISQPHITKKQKSDGEIAEYPIFLVIGKKK from the coding sequence ATGAAAATTAACTTTGACGAAGCGGCGAAAAACTGGGATTCAGATATATGGAAACAAATAAGAGCTTCTGATGTGGCAAAAGATATGTTGAAGTTTCTTTATAATACTCAAGATATGAATGCCTTGGAATACGGATGTGGAACCGGACTACTAGGATATTATCTTTTACCCTATTTTAAAAATATCACATTTTGTGATTCTTCTCAAGGGATGATTGACCAGGTGAAAAATAAAATAGAAGAAAAAGCCTGTAAGAATTGCGACACAATTCTGTTAGATCATGATAAACCTTTTGATACTTCTAAAAAATATGACTGTATATTTAATCTCATGGTTCTCCATCACATAGACAATGTAGAGGATATAATAAAAAATTGGTCAGCAGCTCTAAATAAGGGTGGATACCTGTGTATAGCAGACTTAGAAGAAGAAGACGGGAGTTTTCACGGAAAAGAATTTTCTGGACACAATGGTTTTAGTAAAGGAAAATTAACTGAAATTTTTAAAAAGAATAATTTTGATCTTATAACCATTTCACAACCTCATATTACAAAAAAACAAAAATCAGACGGTGAGATAGCTGAATATCCTATTTTTCTGGTGATAGGTAAAAAAAAATAA
- a CDS encoding potassium channel family protein: protein MQTQIKKVVISMLLLVVIFMFGILGYYYIEEYSFINSLYMTFITLSTVGFREVIPLTDQGKIFTCLLIFAGVSGVIYSLGHLTTFFIEGEMKNYLKGVKMKKKINAMKDHYIIVGCGRTGKKIIEEFISNELEFVIIEKSYEEIERYIEKFGDRFHYIIGDATDDENLKMAGIEKAKVILSVLATDAENLFITLSSRELNKNIKIVTRVIEVGNSKKLKMAGADIVISPLEIESSRLFATATQSNILSFLDIMSNNSSLQTLKFASVEIKTTSDLEGKNLKEAMIPQRTNLIVIGIEKKSRTEFNPMSHTKINAGDKLLVLGSLDQINSLNSIADGSNKKSF from the coding sequence ATGCAGACTCAGATTAAAAAAGTTGTTATTTCAATGTTGTTACTGGTAGTAATATTCATGTTTGGAATTCTTGGGTATTATTATATTGAAGAATACAGTTTTATAAATTCACTGTATATGACATTTATTACTTTATCTACTGTGGGATTTCGGGAAGTTATACCTTTGACAGATCAGGGGAAAATTTTTACCTGTCTCTTAATATTCGCAGGTGTATCTGGAGTGATATACTCCCTAGGGCATCTGACTACTTTTTTTATAGAAGGGGAAATGAAGAATTATCTCAAGGGGGTAAAAATGAAGAAAAAAATAAATGCAATGAAAGATCATTACATAATTGTAGGATGTGGTAGGACAGGAAAAAAAATTATAGAGGAATTCATCAGTAATGAATTAGAATTTGTAATTATCGAAAAATCCTATGAAGAGATAGAACGCTATATCGAAAAATTTGGAGATCGTTTTCATTATATAATTGGTGATGCCACAGATGATGAGAATCTAAAAATGGCCGGTATAGAAAAAGCTAAGGTGATTTTATCGGTTCTCGCTACAGATGCTGAAAATCTATTTATAACTTTAAGTTCTAGAGAACTAAATAAAAATATTAAAATAGTTACAAGAGTTATCGAAGTAGGAAACAGTAAAAAATTAAAGATGGCAGGTGCGGATATAGTCATATCACCATTGGAAATAGAATCCAGTAGACTTTTTGCCACTGCTACCCAGAGTAATATACTTAGTTTTTTAGATATAATGAGCAATAATAGTTCTCTGCAAACTTTAAAGTTTGCTTCAGTTGAAATAAAAACTACCAGCGATTTAGAGGGAAAAAACCTAAAAGAAGCGATGATTCCACAGAGAACAAATTTAATTGTAATCGGAATAGAAAAAAAATCTAGAACTGAATTTAACCCTATGTCTCATACAAAAATTAATGCTGGAGATAAGCTGCTTGTACTTGGAAGTTTAGATCAGATAAACTCTCTTAATTCAATAGCAGATGGAAGCAACAAAAAATCTTTTTAA
- a CDS encoding encapsulin-associated ferritin-like protein translates to MNNQFHEPFELLSEKTKDVTRAINSLREELEAVDWYNQRADVATDDELRSILEHNRNEEMEHAVMLMEWLRRNMDGWNEEMQTYFFTNSPVTSLEEEAEQSDEPKDSIAFGKSLNIGSMK, encoded by the coding sequence ATGAACAATCAGTTTCATGAGCCTTTTGAACTTCTTAGTGAAAAAACTAAAGATGTTACCAGGGCAATTAATAGTCTGAGAGAAGAACTAGAAGCTGTAGACTGGTATAACCAGCGAGCCGATGTCGCAACTGACGATGAACTCAGATCTATTCTTGAGCATAACAGAAATGAAGAGATGGAGCATGCGGTAATGTTGATGGAGTGGCTCAGGAGAAATATGGATGGATGGAATGAAGAAATGCAAACTTATTTTTTCACCAATTCACCAGTTACAAGTTTGGAAGAAGAAGCCGAACAATCAGATGAACCCAAGGATTCCATCGCTTTTGGTAAATCTTTGAATATAGGAAGTATGAAATAA
- a CDS encoding family 1 encapsulin nanocompartment shell protein gives MNVLKRELAPISSKAWSEIDQRAREILTYYLSARKFVNVQGPMGLDFTSVTEGRIQVHNDPILNYGIFKVKPLVEPRVSFVLSRWELDNIERGAKDINYDALDEAVKKIALFEEKVIFQGLEEADITGIFDCSSHKVKTFGDSDEEILSNVSKGIMELERSIAPKPYTLVVSEEYWCKLSSMGKRFPLLDQIKSLIGGDVIVSRSIEGAVLLPFDNENIEFSIGEDFSIGYQEHSESEVKLFITETFTFRVLDETFIVLFK, from the coding sequence ATGAATGTGTTAAAAAGAGAACTCGCTCCAATTTCCAGTAAAGCCTGGTCAGAGATAGACCAAAGAGCCAGAGAAATTTTAACTTACTATCTTTCAGCTAGAAAGTTCGTAAATGTACAGGGACCTATGGGACTTGATTTTACCTCTGTTACAGAGGGAAGAATACAAGTACATAACGACCCTATCTTGAATTATGGAATTTTTAAAGTTAAACCGCTTGTGGAACCTAGAGTTAGTTTTGTTCTCAGTCGTTGGGAACTTGATAATATAGAAAGAGGAGCTAAGGATATCAACTACGACGCTCTAGATGAAGCTGTAAAAAAAATAGCACTTTTTGAAGAAAAAGTTATTTTTCAAGGTCTGGAAGAAGCAGATATTACAGGTATCTTTGATTGCTCTTCACACAAGGTAAAGACTTTTGGTGACTCCGATGAAGAGATACTATCTAATGTGTCAAAGGGTATAATGGAGCTAGAGAGATCTATTGCTCCCAAACCTTACACACTTGTAGTTAGTGAAGAATACTGGTGCAAACTAAGCTCTATGGGTAAAAGATTTCCACTACTAGATCAGATAAAATCTTTGATAGGAGGGGATGTCATAGTAAGTAGGAGTATAGAGGGCGCTGTTTTATTACCTTTTGATAATGAAAATATAGAATTTTCTATAGGGGAAGATTTTTCAATAGGTTATCAAGAGCATTCTGAAAGTGAAGTTAAATTATTTATAACTGAAACATTTACTTTTAGAGTATTAGATGAAACCTTTATAGTATTATTTAAATAA
- the tnpA gene encoding IS200/IS605 family transposase → MDSNSLAHTRWNCKYHIVFAPKYRRKVIYGKIKQDIGQILRKLCENKKVEIHEASACKDHIHMLVSIPPKLSVSSFMGYLKGKSSLMIFDRHANLKYKYGNRHFWCRGYYVDTVGRNRKRIEDYIRNQLQEDIAEDQLTLKEYIDPFTGGKVKKS, encoded by the coding sequence ATGGATAGTAATAGTTTAGCACACACAAGATGGAATTGTAAATATCACATAGTCTTTGCACCTAAGTACAGGAGAAAAGTAATCTATGGAAAGATAAAGCAAGATATTGGGCAAATACTTAGAAAACTTTGCGAGAATAAAAAAGTAGAGATACACGAAGCAAGCGCATGTAAAGATCACATACATATGCTTGTGAGCATACCGCCTAAATTGAGTGTATCTAGTTTCATGGGGTATTTAAAAGGAAAAAGTTCATTAATGATATTTGATCGACATGCAAATCTAAAATATAAGTATGGAAACAGGCACTTTTGGTGCCGCGGATACTATGTAGATACAGTAGGTCGTAACAGGAAAAGGATCGAAGATTATATTAGAAATCAGTTGCAAGAAGATATTGCAGAAGATCAATTAACATTGAAAGAATATATTGATCCTTTTACTGGAGGTAAAGTAAAAAAGAGCTAG
- a CDS encoding tyrosine-type recombinase/integrase: MDITKKENFQIGNRKKRKRNLNSKNIFSMYKSEKTLKDYMFYLNKFLNFVYEGNGEFHKDEIVRLMTEVEKEDIEDYVYHLIEERELKNTSVNKIISSLKSLYNELEKHGHENPLKFVPLLKVSRHNFENVLKVSFSEIKEILKKHEVLDDKSYRNRIIVHTLFYTGMRSQELLNLKYSDIIKREKEYVIKLEKTKSGREQYKALHPECMEKIFSYKKYIKKLYSLSDSQLEEQYIFPSDFLNNTRLSYSSLYTIIQNMGKLIEKDISPHNIRHAVATELSLQGADIMEIRDFLGHADTKVTEVYINAKGLLEKRAIEKLPALD, encoded by the coding sequence ATGGATATAACAAAAAAAGAAAATTTTCAAATCGGAAACCGAAAAAAAAGAAAAAGAAATCTAAATTCTAAAAATATTTTTTCAATGTATAAATCTGAAAAAACTTTAAAAGACTATATGTTTTATTTGAATAAGTTTTTAAATTTTGTTTACGAAGGAAATGGAGAATTTCATAAGGACGAAATAGTTCGGCTCATGACAGAGGTGGAAAAAGAAGATATTGAAGATTATGTTTATCATCTTATAGAGGAACGGGAATTAAAAAATACTTCTGTAAACAAGATAATATCATCTTTGAAAAGTCTTTATAACGAGTTGGAAAAACATGGCCATGAAAATCCTTTGAAATTTGTCCCACTTTTAAAAGTATCTAGACATAATTTTGAAAATGTTCTAAAGGTATCTTTTTCAGAAATAAAAGAAATACTGAAAAAGCATGAAGTCTTGGATGACAAGAGCTACAGAAACAGAATAATAGTTCACACTTTATTTTATACAGGAATGCGTAGTCAAGAACTTTTAAATCTAAAGTATAGTGACATCATCAAGCGTGAAAAAGAGTATGTCATTAAGCTTGAAAAAACCAAAAGTGGTCGTGAACAGTATAAGGCCCTTCATCCAGAATGTATGGAAAAAATATTTTCTTATAAAAAATACATAAAGAAATTATATAGTTTATCAGATTCCCAGTTGGAAGAACAATATATATTTCCATCAGATTTTTTAAATAATACCCGTCTTTCCTATAGTTCCCTATATACCATAATACAAAATATGGGAAAGTTAATAGAAAAGGATATCAGTCCTCATAATATCCGTCATGCAGTTGCTACGGAATTATCACTTCAGGGAGCTGACATTATGGAAATCAGGGATTTTTTAGGGCATGCTGATACAAAGGTTACAGAAGTGTATATCAATGCCAAAGGGTTATTGGAAAAACGTGCTATAGAAAAATTACCTGCTCTGGATTAA
- a CDS encoding pseudouridine synthase: MRLDKFLTECGVGTRRDVKNIISKNEITINDKKVNSPKEKIDLENDVIKIGERVLKYKKDRFYIMNKTSGFITATEDTREKTVMELLPEWVIKKDLFPVGRLDKDTEGLLLFTNNGKIAHELLSPKKHVDKTYLVKLLKEIDKKSVNLLEEGVDIGGYITKPSKVQIINNTEILLTICEGKFHQVKKMLEAVGNKVIYLKRLSFGNLELGDLPLGEVKEVDLKDIF, from the coding sequence ATGAGATTAGATAAATTTCTTACTGAATGTGGTGTAGGAACTAGAAGAGATGTAAAGAATATAATATCTAAAAATGAGATAACCATAAATGATAAAAAAGTTAACTCTCCAAAAGAAAAAATAGATTTAGAAAACGACGTAATCAAAATCGGAGAAAGAGTTTTGAAATATAAAAAAGACAGATTCTATATAATGAATAAAACATCTGGATTTATAACTGCAACTGAAGATACCAGAGAAAAAACTGTGATGGAGTTACTTCCAGAATGGGTAATCAAAAAAGATCTTTTTCCAGTAGGCAGACTTGATAAGGATACAGAAGGACTTCTTTTGTTTACTAATAACGGAAAAATCGCCCATGAACTGCTTTCTCCTAAAAAGCACGTGGACAAAACTTATCTGGTAAAACTCTTAAAGGAAATAGACAAAAAATCAGTAAACCTATTAGAGGAAGGGGTTGATATTGGAGGTTATATTACGAAACCTTCAAAAGTTCAGATAATTAATAATACGGAAATTTTACTTACGATTTGTGAAGGAAAATTTCACCAAGTAAAAAAAATGCTTGAGGCTGTTGGAAATAAAGTAATTTATCTCAAAAGGCTAAGTTTTGGAAATTTAGAACTTGGTGACCTTCCTTTAGGTGAGGTAAAAGAAGTAGATTTAAAAGATATTTTTTAG
- a CDS encoding M23 family metallopeptidase, translating into MNISKKLLISVFSVVLMGCSSGKYHKVKKGDTLYSIAVKNKVSVTDIMVLNNLNTPHINTGTKLLLKGEAKNSKAKPNYHIIKPGETLYRLSVWYDISVERLRQYNNLPDNTIYVGQKIYLNSKYSKNNTQIYKSASKSSYISPTLKSFRWPIKTKEITSKFGSRIHPITGRKTTHDGVDLKSKMNTPVYAPYSGTVTYSGWMRGYGKVVIINHGNGYETRYAHLNRWLVKKGQKISKGQVIAKTGNTGLSTGPHLHYEIRKNSKPVDPTITI; encoded by the coding sequence ATGAACATTTCTAAAAAATTATTAATATCTGTTTTTTCCGTTGTATTAATGGGATGTAGTAGTGGGAAGTATCATAAAGTAAAAAAGGGAGACACCCTTTATTCCATAGCTGTAAAAAACAAAGTAAGTGTAACAGATATAATGGTTTTAAATAACTTAAATACCCCGCATATAAATACTGGAACCAAGTTGCTACTCAAAGGAGAGGCTAAAAATTCAAAAGCCAAACCAAACTACCATATTATAAAACCAGGGGAAACTCTCTATAGATTATCAGTATGGTATGACATCTCAGTAGAACGACTGAGACAATACAACAATCTTCCGGATAACACTATATATGTTGGTCAAAAGATATATTTAAATTCAAAATATTCAAAAAATAACACACAGATTTATAAATCAGCAAGTAAAAGTTCATATATTTCTCCTACCTTAAAGTCATTTAGGTGGCCCATAAAAACAAAAGAAATTACAAGTAAATTTGGGAGCAGAATCCATCCTATAACAGGAAGAAAGACCACACATGACGGGGTAGATCTGAAGTCAAAGATGAATACACCTGTGTATGCTCCTTATTCAGGAACTGTAACATATTCCGGATGGATGAGGGGATATGGTAAAGTCGTGATAATAAACCATGGAAATGGCTATGAAACTAGATATGCACATCTGAATAGATGGTTAGTCAAGAAAGGTCAAAAAATTTCAAAAGGTCAGGTTATCGCAAAAACTGGAAATACAGGTTTATCAACAGGTCCGCACCTTCATTATGAAATTCGTAAAAATAGTAAACCAGTAGATCCTACAATTACAATATAG